A genomic region of Micromonospora sp. NBRC 110009 contains the following coding sequences:
- a CDS encoding family 16 glycoside hydrolase codes for MTAPNGRHRRRRAALAAAGAALATLLAAVPVTPSAAAPVNADVPPQEPGVTLRSYDMGVPLSALCTLKPAQTPNVDKLMPQINWTSTDEFGLSDRFISHAIANLTVPTDGEYTFRLTSDDGSRLTIDDKLVVDHDGLHGETSKEGSLTLTAGPHPLFVEFFENGGGQVLRLEWRPPGASGFELVPTSALSTEADVVRVTAPGWKYCEGATDSAGDGLPLDRVHPGYTLTDLRPEGFKPQVTGMAFLSDGDLVISTWGGTDNATGEVYLVEGVTGKTGPEQVTYRKFAQGLREPQGVAVVDGTVYVSQKHELTALRDTDRDGVADDYRTVATWPWGGNFHEFAFGLLYRDGYFYLNLSVAINLGGATTVPQPARNRGTSIKVNAATGEITYVAGGLRTPNGIGWGPRGEVLVTDNQGGWLPANKLVQIKQGAFYNHYTTPAGPYDDKAVTRPIVWLPQNEIANSPSTPVLLKQGPYAGQLVVGDVTYGGLQRVFLEEIEGQYQGAVFRHTQGLESGINEVTLGPDGALYVGGLGAGGNWGQEGKLTYGLQKLTPNGTSVFEVKQMRASHVGFELEYTEPLSAETAQQLADAYQVEQWRYGATSQYGGPKLELETLKVAKAELSADGRTVKLQIPGLKENRVVHVRSPRPFSSAGGEELWNTEAWYTLNEIPGRVVQPQTFFEAEEGRTVAVGMATDHAAYSGAGFAAGFTENGSSTRISVDVGESGSYDLAMRYSNGPNPYSGQKQLSFYVNGERVEQTIFPSTVTWEEWGTVTTTVPLNKGRNVVEYRKEAADSGHVNLDVLAVRPHGKRITLFSGRELTEWQHTDGREPTWTVADGATTVRNGDLRTLQAFGDFRLHLEFNLPLYPPDVTGQARANSGVFLQDRYEIQILDSFGIDPPQKNDAAAIYNQKAPDVNAALPPETWQTYDIVYRQARYDAAGKKVENPRVTVVWNGVKVQDEVEILGPTGSSRPEGPATGAIRLQDHGNPVQYRNIWIEPLDL; via the coding sequence ATGACCGCACCGAACGGCCGGCACCGACGCCGGAGAGCCGCGCTCGCGGCCGCAGGTGCCGCTTTGGCGACCCTGCTCGCTGCCGTCCCCGTCACCCCGTCCGCGGCGGCGCCCGTCAACGCCGACGTCCCGCCCCAGGAACCCGGCGTCACCCTGCGCTCATACGACATGGGCGTACCACTGTCGGCGCTGTGCACCCTCAAACCCGCACAGACTCCGAACGTCGACAAGCTGATGCCGCAGATCAACTGGACCAGCACCGACGAGTTCGGCCTGTCCGACCGGTTCATCAGCCACGCCATCGCCAACCTCACCGTGCCCACCGACGGGGAGTACACGTTCCGCCTCACCAGCGACGACGGGTCGCGCCTGACGATCGACGACAAACTCGTCGTCGATCACGACGGTCTGCACGGCGAGACCTCCAAGGAAGGGTCGCTCACCCTGACCGCCGGCCCGCACCCGTTGTTCGTCGAGTTCTTCGAGAACGGCGGCGGCCAGGTGCTGCGGCTGGAGTGGCGTCCCCCGGGCGCGAGCGGATTCGAACTCGTGCCGACCTCCGCGTTGAGCACCGAGGCCGACGTCGTACGCGTCACCGCCCCTGGATGGAAGTACTGCGAGGGTGCGACCGACTCGGCGGGAGACGGCCTTCCCCTGGATCGGGTGCACCCCGGCTACACGCTCACCGACCTGCGCCCCGAAGGCTTCAAGCCGCAGGTCACCGGCATGGCCTTCCTGTCCGACGGCGACCTGGTGATCTCGACCTGGGGCGGCACCGACAACGCGACCGGCGAGGTCTACCTGGTCGAGGGCGTCACCGGCAAGACCGGCCCCGAACAGGTCACCTACCGCAAGTTCGCGCAAGGGCTGCGCGAGCCGCAGGGAGTGGCGGTGGTCGACGGCACCGTCTACGTCAGCCAGAAGCACGAGCTGACCGCCCTGCGCGACACCGACCGCGACGGCGTCGCCGATGACTACCGGACAGTGGCAACCTGGCCGTGGGGCGGCAACTTCCACGAGTTCGCGTTCGGCCTGCTCTACCGGGACGGGTACTTCTATCTCAACCTGTCAGTCGCCATCAATCTTGGTGGCGCCACCACCGTGCCCCAGCCGGCGCGCAACCGCGGCACGTCGATCAAGGTGAACGCCGCGACCGGCGAGATCACGTACGTCGCCGGCGGCCTGCGCACCCCCAACGGCATCGGCTGGGGACCGCGCGGCGAGGTCCTCGTCACCGACAACCAGGGAGGCTGGCTGCCCGCGAACAAGCTGGTCCAGATCAAGCAAGGGGCGTTCTACAACCACTACACCACCCCCGCGGGCCCGTATGACGACAAGGCGGTGACCCGTCCCATCGTCTGGCTGCCACAGAACGAGATCGCCAACTCGCCGTCCACGCCGGTGCTGCTGAAGCAGGGGCCGTACGCGGGGCAGCTGGTCGTCGGTGACGTGACCTACGGCGGCCTGCAACGCGTCTTCCTGGAAGAGATCGAGGGGCAGTACCAGGGCGCCGTGTTCCGGCACACGCAGGGCCTGGAGTCCGGCATCAACGAGGTGACCCTCGGCCCCGACGGCGCGCTCTACGTCGGCGGCCTGGGCGCCGGCGGCAACTGGGGCCAGGAGGGCAAGCTCACCTACGGCCTGCAGAAGCTGACACCCAACGGCACCTCGGTCTTCGAGGTCAAGCAGATGCGCGCGTCGCATGTCGGATTCGAGCTGGAGTACACCGAGCCGCTGTCTGCCGAGACCGCGCAGCAGCTCGCCGACGCGTACCAGGTGGAGCAGTGGCGCTACGGCGCCACGAGCCAGTACGGCGGTCCGAAGCTCGAACTGGAGACGCTCAAGGTGGCCAAGGCCGAGCTGTCGGCCGACGGCCGCACGGTCAAGCTGCAGATCCCGGGCCTGAAGGAGAACCGCGTGGTGCACGTGCGCTCCCCGCGTCCGTTCTCCTCCGCCGGCGGCGAGGAGCTGTGGAACACTGAGGCCTGGTACACGCTCAACGAGATCCCGGGCCGCGTGGTGCAACCGCAGACATTCTTCGAGGCCGAAGAGGGCCGAACAGTCGCGGTCGGTATGGCCACCGACCACGCCGCCTACTCCGGCGCGGGCTTCGCCGCCGGGTTCACCGAGAACGGCTCGTCAACCCGGATCTCCGTCGACGTCGGCGAGAGCGGCAGCTACGACCTGGCGATGCGCTACAGCAACGGCCCGAACCCCTACTCCGGGCAGAAACAGCTGAGTTTCTACGTCAACGGCGAACGCGTCGAGCAGACGATCTTCCCCTCGACCGTGACCTGGGAGGAATGGGGGACGGTCACCACCACCGTGCCGCTGAACAAGGGGCGCAACGTGGTCGAGTACCGCAAGGAGGCCGCGGACTCCGGACACGTGAATCTCGACGTGCTCGCGGTGCGGCCCCACGGCAAGCGCATCACGCTGTTCAGCGGACGCGAGCTCACCGAATGGCAACACACCGACGGACGCGAACCGACCTGGACCGTCGCCGACGGCGCCACGACGGTGCGCAACGGTGACCTGCGCACGTTGCAGGCCTTCGGGGACTTCCGCCTGCACCTCGAGTTCAACCTGCCGCTGTACCCGCCGGACGTGACCGGCCAGGCGCGCGCCAACAGCGGCGTGTTCCTGCAGGACCGCTACGAGATCCAGATACTGGACTCGTTCGGCATCGACCCGCCCCAGAAGAACGACGCCGCGGCCATCTACAACCAGAAGGCCCCGGACGTGAACGCGGCGCTGCCGCCCGAGACCTGGCAGACGTACGACATCGTCTACCGGCAGGCCCGCTACGACGCGGCCGGCAAGAAGGTCGAGAACCCGCGCGTCACGGTGGTCTGGAACGGCGTGAAGGTGCAGGACGAGGTCGAGATCCTCGGCCCGACCGGCAGCAGCCGGCCCGAAGGCCCGGCGACGGGTGCCATCCGGCTGCAGGATCACGGCAACCCGGTCCAGTACCGCAACATCTGGATCGAGCCCCTGGACCTGTAG